A genomic region of Candidatus Limnocylindrales bacterium contains the following coding sequences:
- a CDS encoding Glu/Leu/Phe/Val dehydrogenase dimerization domain-containing protein, translating into MKPAHFQSMKYPMPEKKITNFQTIVIQFENAAERLKLEPYMRKILRTPFREIAVQLPVVMDDGRIEVFTGYRVQHNGARGPYKGGLRYHPDVDLDEVRGLAILMTWKTALMNLPFGGGKGGVQCDPHKMSPRELEQLTRKFTARIGLVLGPYRDILAPDLNTDEQVMAWIFDEYSSRHGYTPSIVTGKPISLGGSIGRKEATGRGIVYIIQEVLKDLEIDIKTTTAVIQGFGNVGSYTAQFLYEAGVKILAVSGRDGGIYNPSGLNIPDLIRYVQNHRSVATYPYGDPITNKELLKLECDLLIPAAVGGVITKEDNVLDLKAKIVVEAANCPTTPIADKILQEREIPVIPDILANAGGVVVSYFEWVQNLQQFRWDLDHINRELQAHLIKAYREVRSLAEQEKVTLRTAAHMIAMGRVAEAERIRGH; encoded by the coding sequence ATGAAACCGGCTCATTTTCAAAGCATGAAATATCCCATGCCCGAGAAGAAGATCACCAATTTCCAAACCATTGTTATTCAATTCGAGAATGCTGCAGAACGCTTAAAATTAGAGCCTTATATGCGGAAGATTTTGAGAACACCTTTCCGGGAAATAGCGGTGCAACTTCCTGTTGTTATGGATGATGGCAGAATAGAGGTCTTTACCGGCTATAGGGTACAACACAATGGAGCCCGAGGACCTTATAAGGGAGGTCTTCGATATCATCCCGATGTCGATCTGGACGAGGTTAGAGGATTGGCCATTTTAATGACCTGGAAAACAGCCCTGATGAACCTCCCCTTCGGTGGCGGAAAAGGAGGCGTTCAGTGCGATCCCCATAAGATGTCTCCACGGGAACTGGAGCAACTAACCCGAAAATTTACGGCCAGAATTGGTTTAGTACTGGGTCCTTATCGGGATATTCTGGCCCCTGATTTAAATACCGATGAACAGGTTATGGCCTGGATATTCGATGAGTATAGCTCCCGGCATGGGTATACGCCTTCTATTGTTACAGGTAAGCCCATTTCCCTGGGTGGTTCAATCGGAAGAAAGGAAGCTACCGGAAGAGGAATCGTTTATATCATCCAGGAAGTCCTGAAGGATCTGGAAATAGATATCAAAACGACTACGGCAGTTATTCAAGGATTTGGTAATGTGGGATCCTATACCGCTCAGTTCCTGTATGAAGCGGGGGTAAAAATCCTGGCAGTTTCCGGCAGGGATGGGGGGATTTATAATCCGTCCGGGTTAAATATTCCCGATTTGATCAGGTATGTTCAAAATCACAGATCTGTAGCCACCTATCCTTATGGAGATCCGATTACCAATAAAGAACTTCTAAAATTGGAGTGTGATCTGCTCATTCCTGCGGCGGTAGGAGGGGTTATTACTAAAGAAGATAACGTTCTGGATCTTAAAGCTAAGATCGTGGTAGAAGCTGCCAATTGTCCCACCACACCCATCGCCGATAAAATTCTTCAAGAACGGGAGATTCCGGTTATTCCAGATATCCTGGCCAATGCCGGAGGAGTTGTGGTCTCGTATTTTGAATGGGTGCAAAATCTTCAGCAGTTCAGGTGGGATCTGGATCACATCAATCGGGAACTGCAGGCCCATCTTATTAAGGCTTATCGAGAAGTCCGTAGCCTGGCCGAGCAGGAAAAGGTAACTCTAAGAACGGCGGCCCATATGATCGCCATGGGTCGGGTTGCGGAAGCAGAGAGAATCAGAGGCCATTGA
- a CDS encoding YdcF family protein yields MFFILSKILQFLVYTLPLLFLSLGAIFIFYNRKHTRRWLLALLIVLYVLSIPYTSNHVLSWLEMPRPSPDRLKPHYDVIVVLTGMVNLELSGRGHIEFGEGVDRILTGISLMKQGIGDKLLISGGNGSLFDRRTSEAEMLKGFAIELGLSPDQIITDRTSRNTYENAVNSARLIREYNYQNVLLVTSSYHMRRSLGVFHKQGIYPDAYPTDFMASPIVTPFSFIPSAGGLHNIDLILHEVVGFLMYRLQGYL; encoded by the coding sequence ATGTTCTTCATCCTATCTAAAATTTTGCAGTTTCTTGTCTATACCCTGCCGCTTCTCTTCTTATCTCTAGGGGCCATTTTTATATTCTATAATCGAAAACATACCCGGCGCTGGTTGTTAGCTCTACTCATTGTTCTCTACGTCTTGAGTATCCCCTATACCTCCAATCATGTATTAAGCTGGTTGGAAATGCCACGCCCTTCTCCTGACCGATTAAAACCCCACTATGACGTAATTGTTGTACTTACGGGAATGGTCAATCTCGAGTTGAGCGGGAGAGGTCACATCGAGTTTGGGGAGGGGGTCGACCGGATCCTGACCGGGATTTCTTTAATGAAACAGGGGATAGGCGATAAGCTTCTCATCTCGGGAGGGAATGGAAGTTTGTTCGATCGAAGGACCAGTGAAGCCGAAATGCTGAAAGGGTTCGCCATAGAGCTTGGATTATCTCCCGATCAGATTATTACCGACAGAACATCCCGCAACACCTATGAAAATGCCGTTAACTCGGCCAGGCTCATTCGGGAGTATAACTATCAGAACGTTTTATTAGTGACTTCTTCCTATCACATGCGTCGCTCTTTGGGGGTTTTTCATAAACAAGGGATATATCCCGATGCTTATCCGACAGATTTTATGGCCAGTCCCATTGTTACTCCCTTCAGTTTTATACCTTCGGCAGGTGGTCTACATAATATAGATCTTATCCTGCATGAAGTGGTAGGATTCCTGATGTATCGTCTGCAGGGGTACCTGTAG